Proteins encoded by one window of Flexibacter flexilis DSM 6793:
- the obgE gene encoding GTPase ObgE, whose protein sequence is MASSNFIDYVKINCRSGKGGAGSRHFRRAKHTPLGGPDGGDGGRGGHIILRGNSQLWTLLHLKYTKHVIAEPGQGGSSSNCTGAQGKDVIIEVPLGTVAKDAETEEVRVEITEHGQEFVLTRGGRGGLGNLHFTTSTHQAPQHAQPGEPGIDEWVILELKVLADVGLVGFPNAGKSTLLSVVSAAKPAIADYPFTTITPNLGVVGYHDFQSFVIADIPGIIEGASEGKGLGIRFLRHIERNSILLFLIPADSEDVQHDYQILLSELEEYNPELLDKTRILAISKSDLMDKDMEKSIKKRLPKNVPHIFISAATMHNIDALKDMLWKALHEPVAQ, encoded by the coding sequence TTGGCTTCATCAAACTTTATTGATTACGTAAAAATCAACTGCCGTTCTGGAAAAGGCGGTGCGGGTTCGCGCCATTTCAGACGTGCAAAACATACGCCATTAGGCGGCCCTGACGGTGGCGACGGCGGACGCGGCGGACACATTATCTTGCGCGGAAACTCACAACTTTGGACACTTTTGCACCTCAAATATACCAAACACGTTATTGCCGAACCGGGGCAAGGCGGTAGCAGTAGCAATTGCACAGGCGCACAAGGCAAAGATGTTATTATAGAAGTGCCACTCGGAACAGTGGCCAAAGACGCTGAAACAGAGGAAGTAAGAGTCGAAATAACCGAACACGGACAAGAGTTTGTTCTGACTCGCGGCGGACGCGGCGGTTTGGGCAACTTGCATTTTACCACTTCTACGCACCAAGCACCCCAACATGCCCAACCTGGCGAACCTGGCATAGACGAATGGGTGATTTTGGAACTAAAAGTGTTGGCAGATGTGGGCTTGGTGGGTTTCCCGAACGCAGGAAAATCTACATTGCTTTCGGTGGTTTCGGCGGCCAAACCAGCCATTGCAGACTATCCGTTCACGACGATTACCCCGAATTTGGGCGTAGTAGGCTACCACGATTTCCAATCGTTTGTGATTGCCGATATTCCGGGTATTATCGAAGGTGCATCTGAAGGCAAAGGTCTGGGAATTAGATTTTTACGCCACATTGAGCGCAACTCCATTTTGTTATTTTTGATTCCTGCCGACAGCGAAGACGTACAACACGACTACCAAATTTTGCTTTCGGAACTGGAAGAATACAACCCCGAATTGCTAGACAAAACGCGTATTTTGGCTATTTCCAAATCTGATTTGATGGATAAAGACATGGAAAAAAGCATTAAAAAGCGTTTGCCTAAAAATGTTCCACACATTTTTATTTCGGCGGCCACCATGCACAATATTGACGCGCTGAAAGATATGCTTTGGAAAGCATTACATGAGCCTGTTGCTCAATAA
- the ffh gene encoding signal recognition particle protein, whose product MFENLSSKLEQAFKTLKGQGRITDINVAQTVKEIRKALIDADVNYKVAKTVTDSILKEAIGREVLIAVKPGELLTKIVYDHLTSLMGGEKTDISLKGDPAVVLIAGLQGSGKTTFSGKLASHIKKQNKNVLLVACDIYRPAAIDQLKVLGEQVGVEVYSEPENKDAVTIAKNAIAYAKANNKKVVIVDTAGRLAVDEQMMKEIAAVKQAIQPSETLFVVDSMTGQDAVNTAKTFNERLDFDGVVLTKLDGDTRGGAALSIKSEVNKPIKFVGNGEKMDALDAFYPDRMAQRILGMGDVLSLVERAQMVFDEEEAKRINQKLRKNQFDFNDFLSQLEQVKKMGDMKDLVSMIPGVGKALKDVDINEDAFKPIVAMIQSMTPQERANPDMINGSRRKRIAAGSGVQIQQVNNLMKHFEELRKMMKMMNNVKEGKMKMPNMKMFK is encoded by the coding sequence ATGTTTGAGAATCTTAGCTCAAAGTTAGAACAAGCCTTTAAGACCCTCAAAGGACAAGGCCGCATTACGGACATCAACGTAGCGCAGACAGTAAAAGAAATCCGCAAAGCACTCATAGACGCTGACGTAAACTATAAAGTAGCTAAAACCGTAACGGATAGTATCCTGAAAGAAGCGATTGGCCGTGAGGTACTTATCGCCGTGAAACCTGGTGAATTGCTTACCAAAATCGTTTACGACCATCTTACTTCGTTGATGGGTGGCGAGAAAACTGACATTAGCCTCAAAGGTGACCCAGCCGTTGTGTTGATTGCGGGTTTGCAAGGGTCTGGTAAAACTACTTTTTCGGGTAAGTTGGCTAGCCACATCAAAAAACAAAACAAAAATGTGTTGTTGGTGGCTTGCGATATTTACCGTCCTGCGGCCATTGACCAGCTTAAAGTTTTGGGCGAGCAAGTGGGCGTAGAGGTTTATTCCGAACCTGAAAATAAAGATGCCGTAACGATTGCTAAAAATGCGATTGCTTACGCCAAAGCCAATAATAAAAAAGTGGTGATTGTGGATACGGCGGGTCGTTTGGCCGTAGATGAGCAAATGATGAAAGAAATTGCGGCGGTAAAACAAGCAATTCAGCCATCAGAAACCCTTTTTGTAGTGGACTCGATGACGGGTCAGGATGCCGTAAATACTGCCAAAACTTTCAATGAACGTCTTGATTTTGATGGGGTTGTACTTACCAAACTCGACGGTGATACACGCGGCGGTGCGGCTCTTTCTATCAAATCGGAAGTGAACAAACCGATTAAGTTTGTGGGTAATGGCGAAAAAATGGACGCGCTTGACGCTTTCTACCCAGACCGTATGGCGCAACGTATTTTGGGCATGGGCGACGTGCTTTCGCTCGTGGAACGTGCGCAAATGGTGTTTGATGAGGAAGAAGCTAAACGCATTAACCAAAAACTTCGTAAAAACCAGTTTGATTTCAATGACTTTTTGTCGCAGTTGGAGCAGGTGAAGAAAATGGGGGATATGAAAGACTTGGTTTCGATGATTCCAGGTGTTGGCAAAGCTTTGAAAGACGTGGACATTAACGAAGACGCTTTCAAACCGATTGTCGCCATGATTCAGTCCATGACGCCACAAGAACGCGCCAATCCAGACATGATTAATGGCAGCCGTCGTAAGCGTATCGCGGCGGGTAGCGGTGTTCAGATTCAGCAAGTAAACAACCTGATGAAACATTTTGAGGAGCTCCGCAAAATGATGAAAATGATGAACAATGTAAAAGAAGGCAAAATGAAAATGCCAAACATGAAAATGTTTAAATAG
- a CDS encoding S9 family peptidase — MFKQKIYALLCFSLLCVSALAQQKKQISLEDIWARRTFSAESVSGVNWLKTGRFYTSQEAEGIVKYDIATGKALETLVKAADLVPEGQSKPIDIDEYTFSADENKVLISTASEPLYRRSSKEENYVYDLKTKKLQKLSAGGKQSYATFSPDGSKVAFVRSNNVFWVDLATGKEQAVTTNGEFNNIINGACDWVYEEEFSFAKAFFWSPDNQKIAFYSFNESQVPQYNMTMWGKLYPEDYRYKYPKAGEANSAVQVAVYHLSNQKTQWVEVGAEKDQYIARVQWTKDANTLSLQRLNRLQNHLEILHADATTGKIKVVLDEKSETYIDITDDLTYLKDGKYFIFSTEKSGYKHLYLYDMNGKQQNAITAGNWEVDEIVAINEAAKTVYFTSTESSSLQRQLYSVSFAGKNKKQLTQAAGTHKINMSADFSCFLDYHTTANTPLKVSLCEANGKVLRVLKDNQKLRETLASYQISPQEFFTIKTPDGQELNASMIKPANFDASRKYPVFMHLYGGPGSQTVKDDWGGTNFLWHQLLAQKGYIIVIVDNRGTGGKGEKFKKATYANLGKYETQDQIDAAKHLSTLPFVDGSRIGIWGWSFGGYMSSLCITQGADYFKLAIAVAPVTNWRYYDSIYTERYLRTPQENAKGYDENSPVTHASKLKGKYLLVHGTGDDNVHFQNAVAMQDALIKAGKQFDSFYYPNRNHGIYGGNTRLHLYQMMTDFVTQNL, encoded by the coding sequence ATGTTCAAACAAAAAATCTACGCACTACTTTGTTTTAGTTTGTTGTGTGTGAGTGCTTTAGCGCAGCAGAAGAAACAAATTTCATTAGAAGATATTTGGGCAAGACGTACTTTTTCAGCCGAAAGCGTTTCGGGCGTGAATTGGCTCAAAACAGGTCGTTTTTATACTTCGCAAGAGGCTGAAGGCATCGTCAAATACGATATTGCCACAGGCAAAGCCCTCGAAACGCTTGTAAAAGCTGCCGACCTTGTTCCCGAAGGCCAAAGCAAACCCATTGATATAGACGAATATACGTTCAGTGCCGACGAAAATAAAGTGTTGATTAGTACGGCTTCTGAGCCGTTGTATCGCCGTTCGTCGAAAGAAGAAAATTATGTTTATGATTTGAAAACCAAAAAGTTACAAAAACTTTCGGCAGGCGGAAAGCAGTCTTACGCCACGTTTTCGCCCGATGGTAGCAAAGTCGCTTTCGTGCGCAGCAACAATGTTTTTTGGGTGGATTTGGCCACTGGCAAAGAGCAAGCCGTAACGACCAACGGCGAGTTTAACAACATCATCAACGGCGCGTGCGATTGGGTGTACGAAGAAGAATTTTCGTTTGCGAAGGCGTTTTTCTGGTCACCCGACAACCAAAAAATTGCGTTTTATTCTTTCAACGAAAGCCAAGTTCCACAGTACAATATGACCATGTGGGGCAAACTTTATCCAGAAGATTATCGCTACAAATACCCGAAAGCTGGCGAAGCTAATTCGGCGGTGCAAGTGGCTGTGTATCATTTATCCAACCAAAAAACGCAATGGGTAGAAGTGGGCGCAGAAAAAGACCAATACATTGCCCGCGTGCAGTGGACGAAAGATGCGAACACGCTTTCTTTGCAACGCCTCAACCGCCTGCAAAATCATTTGGAAATTTTGCATGCTGATGCCACTACGGGCAAAATTAAAGTAGTTTTGGACGAAAAAAGCGAAACGTACATCGACATTACCGACGATTTGACGTATTTGAAAGACGGAAAATATTTTATTTTTTCTACCGAAAAAAGCGGCTATAAGCATTTGTATTTGTACGACATGAACGGCAAACAACAAAACGCTATCACGGCAGGCAACTGGGAAGTTGATGAAATTGTGGCCATCAACGAAGCGGCCAAAACCGTTTATTTCACTTCTACGGAATCCTCTTCGCTGCAACGCCAATTGTACAGCGTTTCGTTTGCGGGAAAAAATAAAAAACAACTCACGCAAGCGGCAGGTACACACAAAATCAACATGAGCGCGGATTTTAGCTGCTTCTTGGATTATCACACTACGGCCAACACGCCCCTGAAAGTTTCGTTGTGCGAGGCAAACGGTAAGGTATTGCGCGTGCTGAAAGACAACCAAAAATTGCGCGAAACGTTGGCTTCGTACCAAATCAGTCCGCAAGAATTTTTTACTATCAAAACACCAGACGGTCAGGAACTTAACGCTTCCATGATTAAGCCTGCCAACTTCGATGCCTCGCGCAAATATCCAGTGTTTATGCACTTGTACGGTGGCCCTGGTTCGCAAACCGTCAAAGACGATTGGGGCGGAACAAATTTCCTTTGGCATCAGCTTTTAGCCCAAAAAGGCTATATTATCGTGATTGTAGACAACAGAGGCACAGGCGGAAAAGGCGAGAAATTCAAGAAAGCCACTTACGCGAATTTGGGCAAATACGAAACTCAAGATCAAATTGACGCAGCCAAACATTTGAGCACGTTGCCATTTGTGGACGGCTCACGCATCGGGATTTGGGGCTGGAGTTTTGGCGGTTATATGTCGTCGTTGTGCATTACGCAGGGCGCGGATTATTTCAAATTGGCTATCGCCGTTGCGCCTGTAACGAATTGGCGTTATTATGACAGCATTTATACCGAACGTTATTTGCGCACGCCACAAGAAAACGCCAAAGGTTACGACGAAAACTCGCCCGTAACGCACGCTTCGAAGCTCAAAGGCAAGTATTTACTCGTACACGGCACGGGCGACGACAACGTACATTTTCAGAATGCCGTAGCCATGCAAGACGCTTTGATTAAGGCAGGCAAACAGTTCGATAGTTTTTATTATCCAAACCGAAATCACGGCATTTATGGCGGCAACACGCGCCTTCATTTATACCAAATGATGACCGATTTTGTAACCCAAAATTTATAA
- a CDS encoding Do family serine endopeptidase, with translation MSSFRYFASLCAASLLGGGVAIYGYAHWFAPTTTDYDSFEQQQKKYFAHYNASDTASITVPNGINFVQAAERSRPCVVHIRTAYSVSKSSNPHTMNLEDLFGGGGSNGENFHKFEDTPEEVTGSGVIIADNGYIATNYHVIENADEITVVLEDKRSFKAKVIGTDPSTDLALLKIEARALPIMRYGNSDQLHIGEWVLAVGNPFDLTSTVTAGIVSAKGRNINVLRKSEAMAIESFIQTDAAVNPGNSGGALVNLKGELVGINTAIASRTGYYSGYSFAVPVAMVRKVMDDLLKYGEVQRALLGVTILDINAELAQEKGIKEIKGVYVAGISEHSAASDAHLKEGDILLKINDIAVNSSSELQEVVARYRPGDKINVTYERDGETKTTTVMLRNRMGDTRIQRREQLSSVEIESLGATFQSASGNERTSLGIASGVKVVSVTEGGKLSEAGIQEGFVITHIDKKAVATPQQVQRITSAQKGGLLIEGMYPDGKKAYYALGW, from the coding sequence ATGAGCTCTTTCAGATATTTTGCAAGTCTTTGCGCCGCCTCACTGCTGGGCGGAGGCGTAGCCATTTATGGCTATGCGCATTGGTTTGCCCCAACCACTACGGATTACGACTCTTTCGAGCAACAGCAAAAGAAATATTTTGCACACTACAACGCCTCAGACACGGCCAGCATTACCGTCCCGAATGGTATTAATTTTGTGCAAGCTGCTGAGCGTTCGCGCCCTTGTGTGGTGCATATTCGCACGGCTTATTCGGTGTCCAAAAGCTCCAATCCGCATACCATGAACTTGGAAGATTTGTTTGGCGGTGGCGGCAGCAACGGCGAGAATTTCCATAAGTTCGAGGATACGCCAGAGGAAGTAACGGGTTCGGGCGTAATTATTGCGGATAATGGCTATATCGCCACCAATTATCACGTAATCGAAAACGCTGACGAAATTACGGTAGTGCTCGAAGACAAGCGTAGTTTTAAGGCCAAAGTGATTGGTACAGACCCTTCTACGGATTTGGCTTTGCTCAAAATAGAGGCGCGTGCACTGCCGATTATGCGCTACGGCAACTCCGACCAACTGCATATTGGCGAATGGGTGTTGGCTGTCGGCAATCCTTTTGACCTTACCTCAACGGTTACAGCGGGCATTGTCAGTGCCAAAGGCCGCAATATCAATGTGTTGCGCAAAAGCGAGGCGATGGCCATCGAATCATTTATCCAAACAGATGCAGCCGTAAACCCAGGCAATAGTGGCGGGGCGTTGGTCAATCTAAAAGGCGAGTTGGTGGGAATAAATACCGCCATTGCTTCACGTACGGGCTATTATTCGGGTTATTCGTTTGCTGTACCTGTGGCGATGGTGCGCAAAGTAATGGACGATTTGCTCAAATACGGCGAAGTGCAACGCGCTTTGTTGGGTGTAACAATACTGGACATTAACGCCGAATTAGCCCAAGAAAAAGGCATTAAGGAAATAAAAGGCGTGTATGTTGCAGGCATTAGCGAACACAGTGCCGCTTCGGATGCGCACCTGAAAGAAGGTGATATTCTTTTGAAAATCAATGATATAGCTGTTAATTCTTCGTCGGAGTTGCAGGAGGTTGTGGCGCGTTATCGGCCCGGTGATAAAATAAATGTTACTTATGAGCGAGACGGCGAAACCAAAACGACTACCGTCATGCTTCGCAATCGCATGGGCGACACGCGTATCCAACGCCGCGAACAGTTAAGTTCTGTGGAAATAGAAAGTTTGGGCGCAACGTTCCAATCTGCTTCAGGCAACGAACGCACTTCGTTGGGTATTGCCAGCGGCGTGAAAGTTGTCAGTGTTACGGAAGGCGGCAAACTTTCCGAAGCAGGCATACAGGAAGGTTTTGTTATTACGCACATCGACAAAAAAGCCGTTGCCACGCCGCAGCAAGTTCAGCGCATTACCTCGGCGCAAAAAGGTGGCTTGTTGATTGAAGGCATGTACCCCGACGGCAAAAAAGCCTATTACGCGTTGGGTTGGTAA
- a CDS encoding tetratricopeptide repeat protein — MKKNIFLSACLISAFLSSQAQQTLSQRSDNELFNVGLELFDKKKYGAASEFFGQYIGLHKHDLRSIEAQYYKAYSDLQLFHPDAERQFKEFVTAHPDHPKAALAYFELGKFYYQQKNYPKVIEYFQLATPEKLSAAQQIEREFKLAYACLSEKDFEQAEKLFNRVKNSEHQYTASANYYAAYLNIKQQRYNEALIDLDKAEKNEAYAPTVPLMRANVYHKRKDFDKVIEIGEKALADTAKLVGTEEMSLLVGDAYYNKENYTKANQYFDVYLQSAKQPLAAPLQYRVAYALFRSGKTDKAIEAFKPLTQASQPDAESQPKDTLGQLANYYTGVAYLKAGNKSQALNAFDQARRNKAQSSVSEQAWFNYAKINYDAANYNEVIDILTVYLVKFPDSNNENEANEMLSESLLNSNNYDEALEHIGAIKKKTPRINAAFQRVSYLKGTQLYNENNLDNALQLFQKSLDNRIDNDITVAALFWLGEVYSAQKQYSDAIKQYEELMRVQGAVKSPYYLKMRYGLGYAFYNTKQYDKALIHFREYTNQLEKATAKQQYADALVRLADCYYIDKNYGQALKAYDKIIDRKDPESDYALYQKGLIFSASDRNDEAKKSFGTIIERYADSRFKDEATFQRAEIDLESGNYEAATSGFTAAIALNPKGSSVPYYYLKRAVAYSNLRQYDKSAADYKKILDEYPKHATANEALQGLQKVLTSAGTVDELNDYLTKYKNSNPEATDLENIEFDAAKGLYYSQKYDKAIKSLENFLNGYGQSGLAQEAKFLLAESYYRVGKRDKSIELHKELLSAKKNNTTNKSVMRLAELEYANANYKASQVYYNLLVNTASNKRELFNAWTGMMETYYQLANYDSVAYFAQTISAKDNAPIDAANKASLYAGKVAYAKGDYETATDELLNTANEAKDQYGAEAQYLLGEVFYKQKKYKESLQALYGVKDNFANYQKWNDKAYLLMADNFIAQNQYYQARATLSSIIENSPDNGTRDAAKQKLEQIKNKK; from the coding sequence ATGAAAAAAAATATATTTTTAAGTGCTTGTCTGATAAGTGCTTTTCTTTCTTCGCAAGCGCAACAAACCCTGAGCCAACGCTCTGACAACGAATTGTTTAATGTGGGTTTAGAGCTTTTTGATAAGAAAAAATACGGCGCAGCCTCCGAGTTTTTTGGGCAATATATTGGCCTGCACAAACACGATTTGCGTAGCATCGAAGCTCAATACTACAAGGCCTATTCAGATTTGCAACTTTTTCACCCCGACGCAGAACGCCAGTTCAAGGAATTTGTAACGGCTCACCCCGACCACCCGAAGGCGGCTTTGGCTTATTTTGAGTTGGGTAAATTTTATTATCAACAAAAAAATTATCCGAAGGTAATCGAGTATTTTCAATTGGCTACGCCCGAAAAATTGTCGGCGGCACAGCAAATTGAGCGCGAATTTAAGTTGGCTTACGCTTGTCTTTCGGAAAAAGATTTTGAGCAAGCAGAAAAACTTTTTAATCGCGTAAAAAATTCCGAACACCAATACACGGCTTCGGCCAACTACTACGCGGCGTATCTGAATATCAAGCAACAGCGTTATAATGAGGCTCTTATAGATTTGGACAAAGCCGAAAAAAATGAGGCTTACGCGCCAACCGTGCCGCTGATGCGTGCCAACGTGTATCACAAACGCAAAGATTTTGATAAAGTAATTGAGATAGGGGAGAAGGCTCTTGCCGACACGGCCAAGCTTGTGGGCACGGAAGAAATGTCTTTGCTCGTGGGCGATGCGTATTACAACAAAGAAAATTACACGAAAGCCAATCAATATTTTGACGTGTATTTGCAGTCGGCCAAACAGCCGCTCGCCGCACCGCTGCAATACCGCGTAGCTTATGCCCTTTTCAGAAGCGGCAAAACTGATAAAGCGATTGAGGCATTCAAACCGCTCACGCAAGCCAGCCAACCCGATGCCGAAAGCCAACCCAAAGATACTTTAGGCCAATTGGCAAACTATTATACGGGCGTGGCGTACCTGAAAGCAGGCAATAAGTCGCAGGCTCTCAACGCCTTCGACCAAGCACGCCGCAACAAAGCCCAAAGCAGCGTATCCGAACAGGCATGGTTTAATTATGCCAAAATCAACTACGATGCGGCCAACTACAACGAAGTAATTGACATTCTGACGGTTTATTTGGTCAAATTCCCTGACTCAAACAACGAAAATGAAGCCAATGAAATGTTGAGCGAGTCTTTGCTCAATTCCAACAACTACGATGAAGCACTGGAACACATCGGGGCTATCAAAAAGAAAACACCACGTATAAACGCTGCTTTTCAGCGTGTTAGCTACCTGAAAGGCACGCAGCTTTACAACGAAAATAATTTGGATAATGCCTTACAACTTTTCCAAAAATCGCTGGACAATCGCATCGACAACGACATTACGGTAGCTGCTTTATTCTGGTTGGGAGAAGTTTATTCAGCACAAAAACAATACAGCGATGCCATCAAGCAATACGAAGAGTTGATGCGTGTGCAAGGAGCTGTCAAATCGCCGTATTATCTGAAAATGCGCTACGGCTTGGGCTATGCTTTTTACAACACCAAGCAATACGACAAAGCCCTGATTCATTTCAGAGAATATACCAACCAACTGGAGAAAGCGACCGCCAAGCAGCAGTATGCCGATGCTTTGGTACGTCTTGCCGACTGTTATTATATTGATAAAAATTATGGCCAAGCCCTCAAGGCTTACGACAAGATCATCGACCGCAAAGACCCAGAAAGTGATTACGCTTTGTATCAGAAAGGGTTGATTTTCAGTGCCAGCGACCGCAACGACGAGGCCAAGAAAAGTTTTGGAACGATTATAGAACGTTATGCGGACTCTCGTTTTAAAGATGAAGCCACCTTCCAACGTGCCGAAATCGACCTTGAAAGTGGTAATTACGAAGCGGCAACTTCTGGATTTACTGCGGCCATTGCTCTCAACCCGAAAGGCAGCAGCGTGCCATATTATTACCTAAAAAGAGCCGTTGCTTACTCTAATTTGCGCCAATACGACAAGTCGGCGGCTGATTATAAAAAGATTTTGGACGAATATCCCAAACACGCCACTGCCAATGAAGCCTTACAAGGGCTGCAAAAAGTGCTTACCAGCGCAGGCACAGTGGACGAATTAAACGACTATTTGACCAAGTACAAAAACAGCAATCCAGAAGCCACAGATTTAGAAAACATAGAATTTGATGCGGCTAAAGGCTTGTATTACAGCCAAAAATACGACAAGGCTATCAAAAGTTTGGAAAATTTCTTGAACGGTTATGGCCAATCAGGTTTGGCACAAGAAGCCAAGTTTTTGCTTGCCGAATCTTATTACCGTGTGGGCAAACGCGACAAATCCATTGAGCTGCACAAAGAGTTGCTAAGTGCTAAGAAAAATAATACCACCAACAAATCTGTAATGCGTTTGGCTGAGTTGGAATATGCCAACGCCAACTACAAAGCCTCGCAAGTCTATTACAATTTGCTCGTCAATACGGCCAGCAACAAACGTGAGCTTTTTAATGCTTGGACGGGCATGATGGAAACCTATTATCAGTTGGCCAATTATGATTCGGTGGCGTATTTTGCCCAAACCATTAGTGCCAAAGACAACGCGCCAATAGATGCCGCCAACAAAGCCTCTTTGTACGCGGGAAAAGTGGCTTACGCCAAAGGTGATTATGAAACGGCTACCGATGAACTACTCAATACCGCCAACGAAGCCAAAGACCAATACGGAGCAGAAGCGCAATATTTGTTGGGTGAAGTTTTTTATAAACAGAAAAAATACAAAGAATCGTTGCAGGCTTTGTATGGCGTAAAAGACAATTTTGCGAACTATCAGAAATGGAACGACAAAGCGTATTTGTTGATGGCCGATAATTTTATTGCTCAAAATCAATACTATCAGGCTCGTGCAACGCTTTCGAGTATCATCGAAAATTCGCCAGATAACGGCACACGCGATGCGGCCAAACAAAAATTGGAGCAAATTAAAAATAAGAAATAA